The proteins below are encoded in one region of Aquisphaera giovannonii:
- a CDS encoding glycosyltransferase family 39 protein, with protein sequence MTDPETNRDRSRALALSLGALCVATAVAAAAAFLPHQSLWNDEATQLSGLSLSPASQAYWLAGMERHDFGVSDDRMPPLSYWIGWAWSRLFGLGEASMRSLGVVAVAAATALVFAAGTRAWGLGAGTAAALLLGASPNIVGTAVEIRTYPLFVLSSAGLFHSLVRLLDDPPERGARWLAAMAAWSIAGAYLHFFGLVAAGAAFLAALILVPMRGGRLVPVLAACLVVGIAACGLWPFVSVAVRRLDAASVAGEPAAVRPSISVKAVARLAYRLVFHAAMRTSRVATAAGALGLVLASLACLPSTSRGREARLGLWVAWASGTLVVLASAFVTPLDVLASRYNVWMYPATALILGSGLASRLPAARWATAAGVSLLVASMLWGDVVLATRGDDFAHTGFALLDDAVRRLGVDRVAVVFDETDPEAAWQLYAPLRYRYRGRLRQYIRDQPAADGVRVRGYPKGDGPIDPDSIPAEELIVVRCGSINADDLIAQLHGGYREFGDGPVASRLKASPGWVLEEEGHTLTYFPAEIDILARKAGKPAAAAPPAP encoded by the coding sequence ATGACCGACCCGGAGACGAATCGGGACCGCTCGCGGGCCCTGGCCCTGTCGCTGGGCGCCCTGTGCGTGGCCACGGCCGTCGCCGCGGCGGCCGCCTTCCTGCCGCACCAGAGCCTCTGGAACGACGAGGCGACCCAGCTCTCGGGCCTGTCGCTCAGCCCCGCCTCCCAGGCGTACTGGCTCGCCGGCATGGAGCGGCACGATTTCGGGGTGTCGGACGACCGCATGCCCCCGCTCAGCTACTGGATCGGCTGGGCGTGGTCGCGGCTCTTCGGGCTCGGCGAGGCCTCGATGCGGAGCCTGGGCGTCGTCGCGGTGGCGGCCGCGACGGCCCTGGTCTTCGCGGCCGGCACGCGGGCATGGGGCCTGGGCGCGGGCACCGCCGCGGCCCTGCTGCTGGGGGCGTCGCCGAACATCGTGGGGACCGCGGTGGAGATCCGGACCTACCCGCTGTTCGTCCTGAGCTCGGCCGGGTTGTTCCACTCCCTCGTCCGGCTCCTGGACGACCCGCCGGAGCGGGGGGCGCGATGGCTGGCCGCGATGGCGGCATGGTCGATCGCCGGCGCCTACTTGCACTTCTTCGGGCTCGTGGCGGCGGGGGCCGCCTTCCTGGCCGCCCTGATCCTCGTGCCGATGCGGGGCGGCCGCCTCGTCCCCGTCCTGGCGGCCTGCCTCGTGGTGGGCATCGCGGCGTGCGGCCTGTGGCCGTTCGTGTCCGTCGCCGTCAGGCGCCTCGACGCGGCCTCGGTCGCGGGCGAGCCGGCCGCGGTGCGGCCCTCGATCAGCGTCAAGGCCGTCGCCAGGCTCGCCTACCGGCTCGTCTTCCACGCCGCGATGCGGACGAGCCGGGTCGCGACCGCGGCCGGGGCCCTTGGCCTCGTCCTGGCGTCCCTCGCGTGCCTCCCGTCGACCTCGCGGGGGCGGGAGGCGAGGCTGGGGCTCTGGGTCGCCTGGGCCTCGGGGACCCTCGTGGTCCTGGCGTCCGCCTTCGTCACGCCGCTCGACGTCCTCGCCTCGCGCTACAACGTCTGGATGTACCCCGCGACGGCCCTCATCCTCGGCAGCGGCCTGGCCTCGCGGCTGCCCGCCGCGAGGTGGGCGACAGCGGCCGGGGTCTCGCTGCTCGTCGCCTCGATGCTCTGGGGCGACGTCGTGCTCGCGACCCGCGGCGACGACTTCGCACACACCGGCTTCGCCCTCCTCGATGACGCCGTCCGGCGGCTGGGGGTGGACCGCGTGGCCGTCGTCTTCGACGAGACCGACCCCGAAGCGGCCTGGCAGCTCTATGCCCCGCTCCGTTATCGGTATCGGGGCCGGCTGCGTCAGTATATCCGGGACCAGCCGGCCGCGGACGGCGTCCGGGTGCGTGGATATCCGAAGGGCGACGGACCGATCGACCCGGACTCGATCCCCGCGGAGGAGCTCATCGTCGTTCGCTGCGGGTCGATCAACGCGGATGACCTGATCGCGCAGCTACACGGAGGCTACCGCGAGTTCGGCGACGGCCCCGTCGCGAGCCGCCTCAAGGCCTCCCCGGGCTGGGTGCTCGAGGAAGAGGGCCATACCCTCACCTATTTCCCGGCCGAGATCGACATCCTGGCCCGGAAGGCCGGGAAGCCGGCCGCGGCCGCGCCCCCGGCCCCCTGA
- a CDS encoding redoxin family protein: MSPSSLIPAPRRKGAALLAGALALAAGTVVCLRSSILAQPPGVEPKAKAAAGDRPADPKAKALLLDVAKAYKALGAYSDEGQFVAAMTIGGKANKQEQSLKIAFVRPNKLDIDAGPVHMVSDGKTMTTAVAPLKRYTAVPAPEAINFETFRQGPTGSVLFGGITGAPMFIVLNMLTADDPVAALDQLGGSLQLDPKSPGNLLIDQQDAPDLKLVIDPATKLLSRIDFDVDPKLLARNAPEGQAVTIDRFGWAAGAVKTDAAKDHKFALEIPKGYSKVDDLRQGQGGGEEEQKYAVSEKVGSLAPDFTLTVLDGPGKTKTVTRSELAGKVVVIDFWATWCPPCMAELPEIQKLIESLAKDKKNVAVVALSEDSDPSELGEVRKLVEKTLAGKKITLTGNDVGLIALDPSGTIAKAFDIEGFPTLAILDAKGVVQSVHVGFSPDIRQKLEAEIDALLAGKPLAKGAEKKAAAAKD, translated from the coding sequence ATGTCGCCATCGTCCCTCATCCCGGCACCCCGCCGCAAGGGCGCCGCCCTGCTCGCGGGCGCGTTGGCCCTCGCGGCGGGCACCGTCGTCTGCCTGCGATCGTCCATCCTGGCCCAGCCCCCCGGCGTGGAGCCGAAGGCGAAGGCCGCCGCCGGGGACAGGCCGGCCGACCCCAAGGCCAAGGCCCTCCTCCTGGACGTGGCGAAGGCCTACAAGGCGCTGGGCGCCTACTCGGACGAGGGGCAGTTCGTCGCCGCGATGACTATCGGCGGCAAGGCCAACAAGCAGGAGCAGTCGCTGAAGATCGCCTTCGTCCGGCCCAACAAGCTGGACATCGACGCGGGGCCCGTCCACATGGTCAGCGACGGCAAGACGATGACCACCGCCGTGGCGCCGCTGAAGCGATACACCGCCGTCCCGGCCCCCGAGGCGATCAACTTCGAGACCTTCCGCCAGGGCCCGACCGGGTCCGTCCTCTTCGGCGGGATCACGGGCGCCCCGATGTTCATCGTGCTGAACATGCTGACGGCTGACGACCCGGTCGCGGCGCTCGACCAGCTCGGCGGCTCGCTCCAGCTCGACCCGAAGTCGCCCGGGAACCTTCTGATCGACCAGCAGGATGCCCCGGACCTGAAGCTCGTCATCGACCCGGCCACGAAGCTGCTCTCGCGGATCGACTTCGACGTCGACCCGAAGCTGCTCGCCCGCAACGCGCCCGAAGGGCAGGCCGTGACGATCGACCGGTTCGGCTGGGCCGCCGGCGCCGTCAAGACCGACGCGGCGAAGGACCACAAGTTCGCCCTGGAGATCCCCAAGGGCTACTCCAAGGTCGACGACCTGCGCCAGGGGCAGGGGGGCGGCGAGGAGGAGCAGAAGTACGCGGTCAGCGAGAAGGTCGGCAGCCTCGCCCCCGACTTCACCCTGACCGTGCTCGACGGCCCCGGCAAGACGAAGACCGTGACCCGGTCGGAGCTCGCCGGGAAGGTCGTCGTGATCGACTTCTGGGCGACGTGGTGCCCGCCCTGCATGGCCGAGCTGCCGGAGATCCAGAAGCTGATCGAGTCCCTGGCCAAGGACAAGAAGAACGTGGCGGTCGTGGCCCTCAGCGAGGACTCGGACCCGTCCGAGCTGGGCGAGGTCCGCAAGCTCGTGGAGAAGACGCTCGCCGGCAAGAAGATCACCCTCACCGGCAACGACGTCGGCCTGATCGCGCTGGACCCGAGCGGCACCATCGCCAAGGCATTCGACATCGAGGGGTTCCCGACGCTCGCCATCCTCGACGCCAAGGGCGTCGTGCAGTCGGTCCACGTCGGGTTCAGCCCGGACATCCGCCAGAAGCTGGAGGCCGAGATCGACGCGCTGCTGGCCGGCAAGCCGCTGGCCAAGGGGGCCGAGAAGAAGGCCGCGGCCGCCAAGGACTGA
- a CDS encoding TRAFAC clade GTPase domain-containing protein, with translation MTERRNTRLDALEARLTGPKRIALFGHRNVGKTTLLAMLYREAASGQVPGVRLAAADAQSAEYLAEKIAQIESGQPMAGTLAETELHLRLYHGPARFDIILKDYQGEHVTLGTDEPIQEFFAGCDAVLFCLDPEGSADPSERRRRQQEVENLLERYIERSEDLSTDRPVALLLTKFDRVLAEHSRREGQDEPPVLSGAYVERIVDERYGMTRHALRQHAPDSAIFGVSSYGPGSSGNRPPATLHPMGLEGPLAWLAERIEERDRAQMEWLWEIAPRDVPRLERCVAAYERRYPRSNRSYEFRGRLKALARRRGRARLARVAVAAAGLAVLAAGYDFWGYRRAEAFERQAGNSPPSIARRWTQLAQDHPLLPFFFPSLARQAALRKAEWAVKAADTQVAVGTAPADLERDLRGIKEQAPQLAPAIRRVEEAREQSRQEMRWKEVRAAALSLSAVDEPEGPLADLDAFVREFPDTPRRAEVMELARTLKAHAASRRSAAERKLVDDLARSESLPNASLPDLIEKARQFLADHPDSGYQSEVRAKLDDYVRRLDGRDIERAREYSRRYPTNFATRIERFQDYLKAHQAGGLFLGEASEARERILGEWDAYAYRQAYDHAVAHPDDVPEVARRLRDYLRDHPDGRFVADARAYLEWWDRISVPGEYRVTLRRGEVEPKVGKYLSGGAPDLGVVLDVGGVTYGPSPVIRDSHRPIWDYTFPRPIAWKYGDPVTIRIIDYDWSASEVYTFNTPHGDPLAMRLLSGTVRPAKGGSTMLVFTSDFAVPTLPRPD, from the coding sequence ATGACGGAGCGGCGGAACACACGGCTGGACGCGCTGGAGGCCCGGCTCACGGGGCCGAAGAGGATCGCGCTGTTCGGGCATCGGAACGTCGGGAAGACGACGCTGCTGGCGATGCTCTACCGCGAGGCGGCGAGCGGGCAGGTGCCGGGCGTGAGGCTCGCGGCGGCGGATGCCCAGAGCGCGGAGTACCTCGCGGAGAAGATCGCCCAGATCGAGTCCGGCCAGCCGATGGCCGGGACGCTCGCGGAGACGGAACTGCACCTGCGGCTCTATCACGGCCCCGCGCGGTTCGACATCATCCTCAAGGATTACCAGGGCGAGCACGTCACGCTCGGGACGGACGAGCCGATCCAGGAGTTCTTCGCCGGCTGCGACGCCGTGCTCTTCTGCCTCGACCCCGAGGGCTCCGCGGACCCGTCCGAGCGGAGGAGGCGGCAGCAGGAGGTGGAGAACCTCCTGGAGCGCTACATCGAACGCTCCGAGGACCTCAGCACCGACCGGCCCGTCGCCCTGCTGCTGACGAAATTCGACCGGGTGCTCGCGGAGCATTCCCGACGCGAAGGGCAGGATGAGCCCCCTGTCCTCTCCGGGGCGTACGTCGAGCGGATCGTGGACGAGCGGTACGGGATGACCCGCCACGCGCTCCGTCAGCATGCGCCCGACAGCGCGATCTTCGGGGTGAGCTCGTACGGACCCGGCTCGTCCGGGAACCGGCCCCCGGCCACCCTGCATCCGATGGGGCTGGAGGGGCCGCTCGCCTGGCTGGCGGAGCGGATCGAGGAGCGCGACCGGGCCCAGATGGAGTGGCTCTGGGAGATCGCCCCGAGGGACGTGCCGCGGCTCGAACGGTGCGTCGCGGCCTACGAGCGGCGGTATCCGCGATCGAACCGGTCGTACGAGTTCCGCGGCCGGCTCAAGGCCCTCGCGCGGCGCCGCGGGCGGGCGCGGCTCGCCCGCGTCGCGGTCGCCGCCGCGGGCCTGGCCGTGCTCGCGGCCGGCTACGACTTCTGGGGATACCGCCGCGCCGAGGCGTTCGAGCGGCAGGCCGGGAACTCGCCCCCCTCGATCGCCCGGCGGTGGACGCAACTGGCCCAGGACCACCCGCTGCTGCCGTTCTTCTTCCCGTCGCTGGCCCGCCAGGCGGCCTTGCGGAAGGCGGAGTGGGCCGTGAAGGCCGCGGACACCCAGGTGGCCGTCGGCACGGCGCCGGCGGACCTGGAGCGGGACCTCCGGGGGATCAAGGAGCAGGCCCCGCAGCTCGCCCCGGCGATCCGCAGGGTCGAGGAGGCGCGCGAGCAGTCCCGCCAGGAGATGCGCTGGAAGGAGGTCCGCGCCGCGGCGCTGTCCCTCTCCGCCGTCGACGAGCCCGAGGGCCCGCTCGCCGACCTCGACGCCTTCGTCCGCGAGTTCCCCGACACGCCGAGGCGGGCGGAGGTCATGGAGCTGGCGAGGACGCTCAAGGCGCACGCCGCCTCGCGGCGGTCGGCCGCCGAGCGGAAGCTCGTGGACGACCTGGCGCGCTCGGAGTCGCTCCCCAACGCCTCGCTCCCGGACCTCATCGAGAAGGCCCGCCAGTTCCTGGCCGACCACCCCGACAGCGGCTACCAGTCCGAGGTCCGGGCGAAGCTGGACGACTATGTCCGCCGGCTCGACGGGCGCGACATCGAGCGGGCCCGCGAGTACTCCCGGCGCTATCCGACGAACTTCGCCACCCGCATCGAGCGGTTCCAGGACTACCTGAAGGCCCACCAGGCCGGCGGCCTGTTCCTGGGCGAGGCCTCCGAGGCCAGGGAGCGGATCCTCGGCGAATGGGACGCCTACGCCTACCGGCAGGCCTACGACCACGCGGTCGCCCACCCGGACGACGTGCCGGAGGTCGCCCGCCGCCTCCGCGACTACCTCCGCGACCATCCGGACGGCCGTTTCGTCGCCGACGCCCGCGCCTACCTGGAGTGGTGGGACAGGATCTCGGTCCCCGGCGAGTACCGGGTGACACTCCGCCGCGGCGAGGTGGAGCCGAAGGTGGGCAAGTACCTCTCGGGGGGTGCGCCGGACCTGGGCGTCGTCCTCGACGTGGGGGGAGTGACCTACGGCCCGTCGCCGGTGATCCGCGACTCGCACCGGCCGATCTGGGACTACACCTTCCCCCGGCCGATCGCCTGGAAGTACGGCGACCCGGTCACGATCCGGATCATCGACTACGACTGGTCCGCCAGCGAGGTCTACACCTTCAACACCCCGCACGGCGATCCGCTGGCCATGCGGCTGCTCTCCGGGACCGTCCGGCCCGCCAAGGGGGGCTCGACGATGCTCGTCTTCACCTCCGACTTCGCGGTCCCGACGCTCCCGCGGCCCGACTGA
- a CDS encoding PIN domain-containing protein: MSPSGSLLYIETNFLMSIATGRDPSAASLLAGRGVAVRLAVPQVCLLEALAVLNDIHRDRNQFENTLAFQVGQLRRDITSRNARALWQLLIQARLHNDKLVEDTDRRLRKAIRVVTRNAQLIPVSRTVIRSAYKHPLISDPTDNLILQCILEHARGESSGNKAFLSGNTNDFSSPEIRGELAKAGIAKYFPDARNALGWIASLPNP, from the coding sequence ATGTCACCGTCGGGATCGCTCCTCTACATTGAGACGAACTTCCTGATGAGCATCGCGACGGGTCGAGACCCGTCCGCGGCCTCCTTGCTCGCGGGGCGGGGAGTGGCGGTCCGCCTGGCCGTCCCCCAGGTTTGTCTCCTGGAGGCCCTCGCCGTCCTGAACGACATCCATCGGGACAGGAACCAGTTCGAGAACACTCTGGCGTTCCAGGTCGGCCAATTGAGGCGGGATATCACCTCCCGCAATGCGCGAGCCCTATGGCAACTCCTGATCCAGGCGAGGCTGCATAATGATAAGCTCGTTGAGGATACCGATCGTCGACTCAGGAAGGCGATTCGGGTCGTGACCAGGAACGCCCAGCTCATCCCGGTATCGAGGACCGTCATTCGGTCGGCGTACAAGCATCCTCTGATCTCTGATCCGACCGACAACCTAATCCTGCAATGCATCCTGGAGCATGCCCGGGGCGAGTCTTCCGGCAACAAAGCCTTCCTGAGCGGCAACACGAACGACTTCAGCTCCCCCGAAATTCGTGGCGAGCTCGCGAAAGCGGGGATCGCGAAATACTTCCCGGACGCGAGAAATGCTCTGGGCTGGATCGCCTCGCTGCCGAATCCTTGA
- a CDS encoding DUF2321 domain-containing protein, whose product MDWGDERYPNPTRQGYDVAQVCMNGHMMNSASRGMPDGNKSFCDRCGEKTITSCPSCNNCISGLDWDGPSPEPEPALHCEHCGKSYPWTERKKAAALELFAELLDLDNKQKEQLSQDLDAVASDVPRTKVAAVRIDTLLAKVKDQGADMLKGVLVEVMSESAKKMMWPNQ is encoded by the coding sequence GTGGACTGGGGCGACGAACGGTATCCGAATCCAACACGACAGGGCTACGACGTAGCCCAAGTCTGTATGAATGGCCACATGATGAACAGTGCTTCTCGAGGAATGCCCGACGGTAACAAGTCGTTTTGCGACCGGTGCGGCGAGAAGACGATCACATCATGCCCCTCTTGTAATAATTGTATTAGTGGACTTGATTGGGATGGCCCATCGCCGGAACCTGAGCCAGCTCTCCACTGCGAACATTGCGGCAAGTCCTACCCCTGGACCGAGCGTAAGAAGGCGGCGGCGCTGGAGCTGTTCGCCGAGCTACTTGACCTGGATAACAAGCAGAAAGAACAGCTAAGCCAGGACCTGGACGCGGTGGCCTCGGACGTGCCACGAACGAAGGTCGCCGCTGTGAGGATCGATACGTTGCTGGCCAAGGTGAAAGACCAAGGCGCCGATATGCTCAAGGGCGTGCTGGTCGAGGTTATGAGCGAGTCGGCCAAGAAGATGATGTGGCCGAATCAGTGA
- a CDS encoding DUF262 domain-containing protein, producing the protein MGLQEEIDEKRKEIYTNKYSISIGELLHLYADEELDVHPEYQRFLRWTDQQKTDLIESIVLGIPIPPIFVAQRADGVWDIIDGLQRMGTILQFIGVKRDEKGRRLQPLVLRATKALPSLEGMKWENLDDPTDEKVFSKAQQLLIKRSSLDITIVLKESDEQSKYELFMRLNTGGSLASPQEVRNCLLISINRDFFKWMESLREDRDFRETTALTDRKENEQYAMELVLRFVTLRNLPEERLSGLGLIGDFLTDRMIDLARANSLDYDREANAFQSTFRLLNQALRDDAFRKWDGTRFTGGFSISAFEGVALGIGHNVDKEGFNGDQLPEKVKALWEAPEFRQWTGVGKPAGSRIPRTVTIGRNHFKP; encoded by the coding sequence ATGGGTCTTCAGGAAGAGATCGACGAGAAAAGGAAAGAGATTTACACCAACAAGTATAGCATCTCTATCGGCGAACTCCTCCATCTTTACGCCGATGAAGAGTTGGATGTCCATCCAGAGTACCAGCGTTTCTTGCGTTGGACGGACCAGCAGAAGACGGACCTAATCGAATCGATTGTGTTGGGTATCCCAATCCCTCCGATATTCGTTGCTCAACGCGCGGATGGCGTTTGGGATATTATAGATGGGCTTCAACGTATGGGGACCATCTTGCAATTCATCGGTGTAAAGCGCGATGAAAAAGGACGCAGGTTGCAGCCCCTCGTTCTCAGAGCGACCAAAGCCCTTCCTTCGCTTGAGGGGATGAAGTGGGAAAACCTCGACGATCCGACCGATGAAAAGGTTTTTTCAAAGGCGCAGCAGCTCCTCATTAAGAGATCATCACTGGATATTACAATTGTATTGAAAGAGAGTGACGAACAGAGCAAGTACGAGCTCTTCATGCGGCTGAATACTGGTGGATCTCTAGCGTCGCCCCAAGAAGTTAGAAACTGCTTGCTCATCTCCATTAACCGCGATTTTTTCAAATGGATGGAGTCCCTCCGCGAAGACAGAGACTTTCGCGAAACAACGGCGCTGACCGACCGCAAGGAAAATGAGCAATATGCAATGGAATTGGTTCTTCGCTTCGTCACTCTAAGGAATCTTCCGGAAGAGAGGCTGTCTGGCTTGGGCTTAATTGGCGACTTTCTCACAGACCGAATGATCGATCTCGCGCGTGCAAATTCGCTTGACTACGACAGGGAGGCCAACGCGTTTCAAAGCACCTTCAGGCTACTCAACCAGGCCTTGCGTGACGACGCGTTCAGGAAGTGGGATGGAACACGGTTTACAGGTGGATTCTCAATCTCCGCCTTCGAGGGCGTTGCTCTTGGAATCGGACACAATGTCGACAAGGAGGGCTTCAACGGGGATCAACTTCCCGAGAAGGTCAAGGCTCTTTGGGAAGCCCCCGAGTTTAGGCAGTGGACCGGCGTAGGCAAACCGGCCGGCTCGCGTATTCCGAGAACCGTAACGATTGGAAGGAATCACTTTAAACCATGA
- a CDS encoding MAE_28990/MAE_18760 family HEPN-like nuclease yields the protein MMFNRTDGDEAFHDWLDSEFSWRRIELSYYERAVRAANPGAEAMTVRGAIPILYAHWEGFVKSLGTAYLEFVLSRNKNFDNLKPNFLALGMKKHLHDATSTLKGRVFVEACDLILAKRSTRAYFLTLDAVETGSNLGYDLFANILHIVGLPFRPEYETARNTIIEPLRQFRNTIAHGKELVVNTVRYNELHQKTFALLALLRDDLDNAVTLKSYLA from the coding sequence ATGATGTTCAATAGAACCGATGGTGACGAGGCTTTCCACGATTGGCTCGATAGCGAATTCAGCTGGCGTCGCATCGAATTATCCTATTATGAGAGAGCGGTTCGCGCTGCCAATCCGGGAGCCGAAGCGATGACGGTCCGAGGTGCCATACCGATCCTCTATGCACATTGGGAAGGCTTCGTTAAATCATTAGGCACGGCGTACCTGGAGTTCGTGCTGTCGCGTAATAAGAATTTCGACAACCTCAAACCTAACTTTTTAGCTCTTGGTATGAAGAAGCATCTCCATGATGCGACATCAACTCTCAAGGGCAGAGTTTTTGTGGAAGCATGCGATCTTATCCTGGCCAAGCGCTCGACCCGGGCATACTTCTTGACACTTGACGCTGTGGAGACTGGCTCAAACCTAGGATATGATTTGTTTGCTAATATATTACACATTGTAGGCCTTCCATTTAGGCCGGAATATGAGACCGCCAGGAATACAATAATCGAACCACTCAGACAATTTCGTAATACGATCGCTCACGGTAAAGAACTAGTAGTGAACACCGTGAGGTACAATGAGCTCCACCAGAAAACCTTTGCCTTGCTAGCCTTGCTCCGCGACGATCTGGACAATGCCGTAACGCTCAAATCTTACTTAGCTTAA
- a CDS encoding DUF4145 domain-containing protein translates to MSNPHETKECPYCGIIFSLEGVNAEHSIFNFKRFTPGGGPSRFVSPDVYISYSSTNHLCPSCKGKIIWLNEIENSRIGDHHMSTIKSITLLWPKHPLCHVPTGVPEPLASDFREAHDALPISPKASAALSRRCLQTIIQDKEGFSERNLIDQVKKLLALNKIPSHLAIDLDAIRNVGNFAAHQQKDQSTGDIIDVQPGEAEWTLEVLRALMTFYYVDLPESQARRDAFNAKLKAAGQKPML, encoded by the coding sequence ATGAGCAACCCTCACGAGACCAAAGAATGCCCTTATTGCGGCATCATTTTCAGCCTTGAAGGGGTGAACGCCGAACATTCGATCTTCAACTTCAAACGATTCACCCCAGGCGGAGGCCCCTCAAGATTTGTTTCGCCAGATGTGTATATATCTTATAGTTCCACAAACCATCTATGCCCTTCTTGCAAGGGTAAGATCATCTGGCTGAACGAGATCGAGAACAGTAGAATCGGCGACCATCACATGTCTACAATAAAATCAATCACTCTTTTATGGCCAAAGCACCCTCTCTGCCATGTTCCTACAGGAGTCCCTGAACCATTGGCTTCTGATTTCAGGGAAGCTCATGATGCATTGCCGATATCTCCGAAGGCGAGCGCTGCGCTCAGTCGTCGGTGCCTTCAAACGATTATCCAAGATAAAGAGGGATTCTCAGAGCGGAATTTGATTGATCAAGTCAAGAAACTACTTGCTCTGAATAAGATTCCCTCGCATCTCGCAATAGACCTTGATGCCATCCGAAATGTCGGCAATTTCGCCGCACATCAGCAGAAAGATCAAAGCACCGGCGATATCATCGACGTTCAGCCCGGAGAAGCGGAGTGGACGTTAGAGGTATTGAGGGCTCTCATGACGTTCTACTACGTTGACCTGCCGGAAAGTCAGGCCCGTCGAGATGCCTTCAATGCAAAGCTGAAGGCTGCGGGACAGAAGCCGATGCTTTGA
- the pyk gene encoding pyruvate kinase, with the protein MTDSFLEPLAQVRTKIVATLGPASRSPEIIRKLIDAGVDVFRLNFSHGSHDDHTESLHRIRAISDEMQRQVCILQDLCGPKIRLEDVPGGAVECDFGAEFVLAREPGGEHDPRELTCTYKQLVDDLEVGQSVLFADGTVAMDVIEKAKGRARLKVTLPGRIRSHQGINVPSAALSVEALTEKDLADLDWTATHQVGYVGLSFVRRPEDVTRLREELKKRGCRSRIVAKIEKPQAVANLEAIIDEADAVMVARGDLGVEIDVEKVPSVQKQIIDACRKARVPVITATQMLNSMETSSRPTRAEASDVFNAVLDGTDAVMLSGETAIGAYPVEAVSTMSRICREAETLIFSRNSGGVPFTCCAVREAGKAGGKDAVARVSQVLPVTDAIVDAASTVTRKLKAALLVVATHSGRTALAVSKHRNATPTLALTDDVDVARAMSLYWGVTPLHIPELFQTGQVLAWADEWCRTHDLIQSGDYLVVVRGVIPNNPNHNALLVHEVE; encoded by the coding sequence ATGACCGACTCTTTCCTCGAGCCCCTCGCCCAGGTCCGCACGAAGATCGTCGCCACCCTGGGGCCCGCCTCACGCAGCCCCGAGATCATCCGCAAGTTGATCGATGCCGGCGTGGATGTCTTCCGCCTGAACTTCTCGCACGGCAGCCACGACGACCATACCGAGTCGCTCCATCGCATCCGCGCGATCTCCGACGAGATGCAGAGGCAGGTGTGCATCCTGCAGGACCTGTGCGGGCCGAAGATCCGCCTGGAGGACGTGCCCGGCGGCGCGGTCGAGTGCGACTTCGGCGCCGAGTTCGTCCTCGCCCGGGAGCCGGGGGGGGAGCATGATCCCCGCGAGCTGACCTGCACCTACAAGCAGCTGGTCGACGACCTGGAGGTCGGCCAGTCCGTCCTCTTCGCCGACGGCACCGTGGCGATGGACGTGATCGAGAAGGCGAAGGGCCGGGCGCGGCTGAAGGTGACCCTGCCGGGCCGGATCCGCTCGCACCAGGGGATCAACGTCCCGAGCGCGGCCCTGAGCGTGGAGGCGCTGACGGAGAAGGACCTCGCGGACCTCGACTGGACGGCGACGCACCAGGTCGGCTACGTCGGCCTCTCGTTCGTGCGGCGGCCGGAGGACGTGACGCGGCTCCGCGAGGAGCTGAAGAAGCGCGGCTGCCGGTCGCGGATCGTCGCCAAGATCGAGAAGCCGCAGGCGGTGGCCAACCTGGAGGCCATCATCGACGAGGCCGACGCCGTGATGGTGGCCCGGGGCGACCTCGGCGTCGAGATCGACGTGGAGAAGGTGCCGTCCGTCCAGAAGCAGATCATCGACGCCTGCCGCAAGGCGAGGGTGCCGGTGATCACGGCCACCCAGATGCTCAACAGCATGGAGACCTCCAGCCGGCCGACGCGGGCGGAGGCCTCGGACGTCTTCAACGCCGTGCTCGACGGCACCGACGCGGTGATGCTCTCCGGCGAGACGGCCATCGGCGCATACCCCGTCGAGGCCGTCTCCACCATGAGCCGGATCTGCCGCGAGGCGGAGACCCTGATCTTCTCCCGCAATTCCGGCGGCGTCCCCTTCACCTGCTGCGCGGTGCGGGAAGCGGGCAAGGCCGGCGGGAAGGATGCCGTCGCCCGCGTCAGCCAGGTCCTCCCGGTGACCGACGCGATCGTGGATGCCGCCAGCACCGTCACGCGCAAGCTCAAGGCGGCCCTGCTGGTCGTGGCCACGCACTCCGGCCGCACGGCGCTGGCCGTCTCCAAGCACCGCAACGCCACGCCGACGCTCGCCCTGACCGACGACGTCGACGTCGCGCGGGCGATGTCCCTCTACTGGGGCGTGACGCCGCTCCACATCCCGGAGCTCTTCCAGACCGGCCAGGTCCTCGCCTGGGCCGACGAATGGTGCCGCACCCACGACCTGATCCAGTCCGGCGACTACCTGGTCGTCGTCCGCGGCGTCATCCCCAACAACCCCAACCACAACGCCCTCCTGGTCCACGAGGTGGAGTGA